The proteins below come from a single Falco rusticolus isolate bFalRus1 chromosome 18, bFalRus1.pri, whole genome shotgun sequence genomic window:
- the LOC119158779 gene encoding keratin, type I cytoskeletal 19-like yields the protein MSCSIKQTTGSLRGRTSGGSCVIGGGGGGGGARISSVSSGRYTTCGIGGSRGFSGRSYCGGVNYGGGLSTGSLVGGNYGGGLGAAVLGGCSGIGFSGGSARFGGGMGGGLGIGLGGGVVGGGFAGDGILLSGDEKVTMQNLNDRLASYLDKVRCLEQENADLECRIREWYAKQGPFCEPRDYSCYYKEIEDLQNQIVCATIDNNKIILNIDNSRMTADDFRVKYETELALRQSVEADINGLRQVLDQLTLCRSDLEAQLESLREELCCLKKNHEEEMNCLRKQSTGDVSVEVNACPGPDLRKILEEMRCQYETLIERNRKEVEDWYECKIEEVNREVITSGQEVETCNNQVTELRRQLQALEIDLQAQLSQRDNLESSLAETECRYNNHLAELQSQITCVEQQLADLRAEMECQNQEYKILLDVKCRLEQEIHTYRCLLEGGQQDLIQQGGIGQSSGLGGGVARTSGIGGGGIIRTSHTYTTSSQMPSCAAAEIQVPCRRICD from the exons ATGAGTTGTAGTATTAAGCAGACAACTGGCTCTCTCAGGGGCAGGACCAGCGGTGGCAGCTGTGTtattggtggtggtggtggtggtggaggagcaCGGATCTCCTCAGTCTCTTCTGGAAGATACACGACTTGCGGGATAGGTGGTAGCCGAGGGTTTTCTGGTAGAAGCTACTGTGGTGGTGTGAATTACGGAGGAGGACTGAGCACTGGCAGTTTGGTTGGTGGAAACTATGGAGGTGGCTTAGGAGCCGCTGTCCTCGGAGGATGTTCAGGCATTGGATTCAGTGGTGGCAGTGCTCGCTTTGGCGGTGGCATGGGGGGTGGCCTTGGTATTGGTCTTGGTGGAGGGGTAGTTGGAGGTGGTTTTGCTGGTGATGGCATTCTTCTTTCTGGTGACGAAAAAGTCACCATGCAGAACCTTAATGACCGCCTGGCTTCTTACCTGGACAAGGTGAGGTGCCTGGAACAAGAAAATGCTGACCTGGAGTGCAGAATCAGGGAGTGGTATGCCAAGCAGGGCCCTTTTTGTGAGCCCCGGGACTACAGCTGCTATTATAAAGAAATAGAAGATCTTCAGAACCAG ATTGTCTGTGCAACCATAGACAACAACAAGATCATTCTGAACATTGATAACAGCAGGATGACAGCTGACGACTTCCGTGTGAA gTACGAGACGGAGCTGGCCCTGCGCCAGAGCGTGGAGGCTGACATTAATGGTTTACGCCAAGTCCTGGATCAGCTGACTCTGTGCAGGTCTGACCTGGAGGCACAGCTGGAGTCACTGCGGGAGGAGCTCTGCTGCCTGAAGAAGAACCACGAGGAG GAAATGAACTGTCTGAGGAAACAATCGACTGGAGATGTGAGCGTGGAGGTCAATGCCTGTCCTGGCCCAGACCTGAGGAAGATCCTGGAGGAGATGAGGTGCCAGTATGAAACGCTGATTGAACGTAATCGCAAAGAAGTTGAGGATTGGTATGAGTGCAAG ATTGAGGAGGTGAATCGGGAGGTTATTACAAGCGGTCAGGAGGTAGAGACGTGCAACAACCAGGTTACTGAACTGAGACGCCAATTGCAAGCCCTGGAAATCGATCTCCAAGCTCAGCTCAGCCAG AGGGACAACTTGGAATCCTCGCTGGCTGAGACAGAGTGTCGCTACAACAACCACCTTGCTGAGCTCCAGAGCCAGATCACCTGCGTGGAGCAGCAACTGGCTGACCTGCGCGCAGAAATGGAGTGCCAGAACCAAGAGTACAAGATCCTGCTGGACGTCAAATGCCGTCTGGAGCAGGAGATCCATACGTACCGCTGCCTGCTGGAGGGTGGACAGCAGGACCTTAT TCAGCAAGGAGGAATTGGTCAGTCTTCGGGTCTAGGAGGAGGAGTTGCAAGAACAAGTGGAATAGGAGGAGGAGGTATTATTAGAACAAGCCACACTTACACTACGTCTTCCCAGATGCCATCCTGTGCAGCTGCGGAGATACAAG TGCCTTGCAGAAGGATTTGTGATTAA